CGCACCGCCACATAATAGCCAGCCGCACCGCTGCGTTTCGCCACGACGACTTCACCGTCACCCACGGACAGCACCGGCGTCCCCTGCGGCATCGCGAAGTCCACGCCTCTGTGCGGCGCGACACGTCCGGTAACCGGGTTGGTTCGACGCGGGTTGAAGTTAGACGAAATGCGGAACTGTTTCGCCGTCGGGAAACGCAGGAAGCCTTTCGCCAGCCCGGTACCATTGCGGTCGTAGAACTTACCGTCTTCGGCACGGATAGCGTAATAATCTTTACCTTCTGAACGCAAACGCACGCCCAACAACTGGCTCTGCTCACGCTTGCCGTCCAGCATTTCACGAGACATCAGCACAGAGAACTCATCGCCTTTTTTCAGTTTGCGGAAGTCCATCTGCCACTGCATCGCTTTGATCACCGCGCTAATTTCAGCGCTGGTCAGCCCGGCAGCTTTCGCACTGGCGACAAAGCTGTTGCCAACGGTGCCTTTCATCAGGCTGTTTACCCAATCGCCCTGCTGCGTTTCCGCGCTCATTTTAAAGCCGTTCGCCGCAGTACGGTCATAGGTGCGGGTTTCGCGACGCGACATTTCCCACGTCAGACGCTGTAAATCGCCGTCCGCGGTCAGCGTCCAGGAGAGCTGTTGACCAATCTTCAGATTACGCAGCTCTTTATCGGACGCGGCAAGCTGGGTGATATCACCCATATCAATGCCGTACTGATTCAGAATGCTGCTGAGGGTATCGCCCGTCGAAACGACATATTCATGAACGCCCGCTTCTCCCGAGGTTTTGTCGTCCAGCTCATCCTGAGGAATGGCTTCATCTTCTTGTGCCGCCTGATCGATAGGCTCGCTGGCCTCCGGGAGCAGTGAACGAATTTCGCTCTTCTCCAGTTCGATCGTTTTAACAATGGGGGCAGATTCCGGGTGATAAACGTAAGGCCGCCAGACAGCAACGGCCAGTGTCAGAACAGTAAGCGACCCCAGCATAACGCGATGGGGTCTGGGCAGATTATTAAATGCCAGGGCGACAGAGCGGGCTATCTGTTGCACGTATTCACTTCCTCATTAATCTCCTTTCAGGCAGCTCGCATACTGGTTCGCTAGTTGGTTCAAGAACGCTGAATAGCTCGTTTTACCCAGTTTGATGTTTGTCCCGAGGGGATCCAACGTTCCCATTCGAACGGATGTCCCTCTCGCAACGGCTTCAACGACCGCTGGCCTGAACTGTGGCTCAGCAAAAACGCAGGTTGCTTTTTGCTCAACCAACTGTGTTCTTATTTCATGTAAACGCTGCGCACCAGGTTGTATCTCAGGGTTGACGGTGAAGTGACCCAATGGAGTGAGTCCGTAGTGTTTTTCGTAATAGCCATAGGCGTCATGAAAAACGAAATACCCTTTGCCCTTGAGCGGTGCGAGCTCGTTACCGACCTGCTTATCGGTTGCGGCTAATTGTGCCTCAAAATCCTTCAGGTTGGCGTCAAGTTTGGCTCGACTTTGCGGCATAAGTTCCACTAATTTTTCATGGATTGCAACCGCTGAGGCCCGCGCTATCTCTGGGGAGAGCCAAAGATGCATGTTGTAATCACCATGATGGTGATGTGCGTCACCTTTTTCGCCGTGGTCATGATCGTGGTCGTGCTCATCATCATCATCGTCAGCCCCTTTCATGAGCAACGGTTTCACGTCTTTGAGTTGCGCAATCGTTACCTGTTTAGCGGCGGGAATGTTGCTGACGGACTTTTCCATG
The sequence above is drawn from the Citrobacter amalonaticus genome and encodes:
- the znuA gene encoding zinc ABC transporter substrate-binding protein ZnuA, whose translation is MLHKNTLLFAALSAALWGSATQAANAAVVASLKPLGFIASAIADGVTETQVLLPDGASEHDYSLRPSDVKRLQGADLVVWIGPEMEAFMEKSVSNIPAAKQVTIAQLKDVKPLLMKGADDDDDEHDHDHDHGEKGDAHHHHGDYNMHLWLSPEIARASAVAIHEKLVELMPQSRAKLDANLKDFEAQLAATDKQVGNELAPLKGKGYFVFHDAYGYYEKHYGLTPLGHFTVNPEIQPGAQRLHEIRTQLVEQKATCVFAEPQFRPAVVEAVARGTSVRMGTLDPLGTNIKLGKTSYSAFLNQLANQYASCLKGD
- the mepM gene encoding murein DD-endopeptidase MepM translates to MQQIARSVALAFNNLPRPHRVMLGSLTVLTLAVAVWRPYVYHPESAPIVKTIELEKSEIRSLLPEASEPIDQAAQEDEAIPQDELDDKTSGEAGVHEYVVSTGDTLSSILNQYGIDMGDITQLAASDKELRNLKIGQQLSWTLTADGDLQRLTWEMSRRETRTYDRTAANGFKMSAETQQGDWVNSLMKGTVGNSFVASAKAAGLTSAEISAVIKAMQWQMDFRKLKKGDEFSVLMSREMLDGKREQSQLLGVRLRSEGKDYYAIRAEDGKFYDRNGTGLAKGFLRFPTAKQFRISSNFNPRRTNPVTGRVAPHRGVDFAMPQGTPVLSVGDGEVVVAKRSGAAGYYVAVRHGRTYTTRYMHLRKLLVKPGQKVKRGDRIALSGNTGRSTGPHLHYEVWINQQAVNPLTAKLPRTEGLTGKDRTDYLAQVKEVLPQLRFD